The following proteins are co-located in the bacterium genome:
- a CDS encoding DUF362 domain-containing protein: protein MKKSDPGSLDGLVLRFQETMGGHVGIGEPEPLAGSARGRRENTPLLFDVEILIEDLERFLRVGDHAARLSGTVTFEPLGGRLPIRDGVFNLFTVDPGTGMRRMTYAFGFTASDGQPYFLHGHKEIHDDPGALDVVPDMTTLFTTLYRGPDEQAPPYAAGVLTFDLKNAPALVASMKVEGTNSLLRKVAAYTAFASFAYGALRDEYLHGVRLFYDTRYDNLVLSGMMRRADGAEVPFFLGSGVHERGFPWGDGELFSDVLLVVGDGNGGFRRFCISDRTLEGLFLDISGGAYRYHGTLFAITDGYSASFSRMRSDPSRLVPIRASIDITFEARPYDAVAVSFPRVPRLVRKLSSAMAKELQAHLPGTNPLGIFITPHTVTVRTGSLTLDEAGAAASVPDGNFTILDRRTFGQAEHGTFRNVKWPTLLYGYLCAIRPEERAVRVQIHSRTLRDEREHWVRDQLEAFLGTVISRACSCEMRMERDELRVIPLATTGKKEERIPLLLKLGEPVLEVNNDHFPTAIFQRRIVEVLDPSGQRCLALEDDMSLMRLEPAGTARKATVASIRDEDKFAALDRVLGETGFDGILETRLKDSGKAREDFSIVIKPNFMFAYDKRDRSTYTDPGLVHHLVKRLRDLGFGNLSVVEAQSTYGEYFDKRSVREMAAYLGYDGKAGYGVVDMTLDADETRQLGPHLGNHPVSRIWREADFRISFAKNKTHAYAYYSLTLKNIYGALPLADKFKEYHCGRGIFETTIEYLTAFPVDYGLVDAWLSADGPFGVFADPGPNETNTIIGGADLVAVDWIAASKMGIDPMISPYMKLAVEAFGKPEIRLVGDPNPYRPWLNVPVALTLFTNKGVDANHHFGNLMYSAT, encoded by the coding sequence ATGAAAAAATCGGATCCCGGCAGCCTTGACGGACTTGTCCTCCGATTCCAGGAGACGATGGGAGGCCACGTCGGTATCGGTGAACCCGAGCCCCTGGCAGGCTCCGCGCGAGGGCGGCGGGAGAACACTCCCCTCCTGTTCGATGTGGAGATCCTGATCGAGGACCTGGAGCGCTTCCTCCGCGTCGGCGACCATGCGGCGCGACTTTCGGGCACCGTCACTTTCGAGCCGCTGGGGGGCCGACTTCCCATCCGTGACGGAGTGTTCAACCTCTTCACGGTGGACCCCGGGACCGGAATGCGCCGGATGACCTACGCGTTCGGGTTCACGGCATCGGACGGCCAGCCGTATTTCCTTCACGGACACAAGGAGATCCACGACGATCCTGGCGCGCTCGACGTGGTGCCGGACATGACCACGCTCTTCACCACCCTCTACCGCGGTCCGGACGAACAAGCCCCCCCGTATGCGGCGGGGGTGCTCACGTTCGACCTGAAGAATGCGCCTGCCCTGGTGGCTTCGATGAAGGTGGAAGGCACGAACTCCCTGTTGCGTAAGGTGGCGGCGTACACCGCCTTCGCCTCGTTCGCATACGGCGCCCTCAGGGACGAGTACCTGCACGGCGTTCGCCTTTTCTACGACACCCGGTACGATAACCTTGTCCTGTCCGGCATGATGCGGCGTGCCGACGGCGCCGAAGTGCCGTTTTTCCTCGGTTCCGGCGTTCACGAACGCGGTTTTCCCTGGGGGGACGGCGAACTTTTTTCCGACGTCCTGCTCGTCGTCGGCGACGGGAATGGGGGCTTCCGGCGGTTCTGCATCAGCGATCGCACGCTGGAAGGTCTCTTTCTCGACATCTCCGGCGGCGCCTACCGCTACCACGGGACGCTTTTCGCCATTACCGATGGATATTCCGCCTCTTTCTCACGGATGCGTTCGGACCCGTCGCGGCTCGTCCCGATCCGGGCGAGCATCGATATCACCTTCGAGGCCCGGCCGTACGACGCCGTGGCGGTATCCTTCCCTCGCGTTCCGAGGCTCGTCCGGAAGCTATCCTCCGCCATGGCCAAGGAGCTTCAGGCGCACCTGCCGGGAACGAATCCCCTGGGCATATTCATAACACCCCACACCGTCACGGTTCGCACGGGGAGCCTGACTCTGGATGAAGCCGGCGCCGCGGCGAGCGTTCCGGACGGGAACTTCACGATCCTCGATCGACGCACCTTCGGACAGGCCGAGCACGGCACGTTCCGGAACGTGAAATGGCCGACCTTGCTCTACGGTTACCTGTGCGCCATTCGCCCGGAAGAACGGGCCGTCCGGGTGCAGATCCACTCACGGACACTTCGTGATGAACGCGAGCACTGGGTCCGCGACCAGCTGGAAGCCTTTCTGGGAACCGTCATCTCCCGGGCGTGTTCATGCGAGATGCGGATGGAAAGGGATGAACTGCGAGTCATCCCTCTCGCGACGACGGGAAAAAAGGAGGAGCGGATACCGCTCCTCCTGAAGCTCGGCGAACCGGTGCTCGAGGTGAACAACGACCACTTTCCCACGGCGATATTCCAGCGCCGGATCGTGGAGGTCCTCGACCCCTCGGGGCAACGCTGCCTCGCGCTCGAGGACGACATGTCGCTGATGCGCCTCGAACCGGCAGGCACCGCGCGGAAGGCGACGGTGGCCAGCATCCGGGACGAGGACAAATTCGCCGCGTTGGACCGGGTCCTGGGGGAAACGGGCTTCGACGGGATTCTGGAGACCAGGCTGAAGGACTCCGGAAAGGCCCGGGAGGACTTCTCCATCGTCATCAAGCCGAACTTCATGTTCGCCTACGACAAACGGGATCGCTCGACCTACACCGACCCCGGGTTGGTCCACCACCTCGTGAAAAGGTTGCGGGATCTCGGCTTCGGGAACCTGAGCGTCGTCGAGGCGCAGTCGACGTACGGCGAATACTTCGACAAGCGGAGCGTCCGCGAGATGGCCGCGTACCTGGGCTACGACGGGAAAGCCGGGTACGGGGTCGTGGACATGACATTGGACGCCGACGAGACGCGGCAACTCGGGCCGCACCTCGGGAACCACCCCGTATCGCGCATCTGGCGCGAGGCCGATTTCCGGATCTCGTTCGCAAAGAACAAGACGCACGCCTACGCCTACTACAGCCTTACGCTGAAGAATATCTACGGCGCGCTGCCGCTCGCGGACAAGTTCAAGGAGTACCACTGCGGCAGGGGAATATTCGAAACAACGATCGAGTACCTGACGGCGTTCCCGGTGGATTACGGCCTGGTGGACGCCTGGCTGAGCGCCGACGGTCCTTTCGGGGTATTCGCCGATCCCGGTCCGAACGAAACGAACACCATCATCGGCGGCGCCGATCTGGTGGCCGTGGACTGGATCGCGGCGAGCAAGATGGGCATCGACCCCATGATCAGCCCGTACATGAAGCTCGCGGTCGAGGCATTCGGCAAACCGGAGATCCGCCTTGTCGGGGATCCGAACCCCTATCGTCCCTGGCTGAACGTGCCGGTCGCGCTGACCCTGTTCACGAACAAGGGGGTCGACGCGAACCACCACTTCGGGAACCTCATGTACTCGGCCAC
- a CDS encoding metallophosphoesterase, whose translation MEERFNLQSANWISYVLDRRNRIPDIADPNLVRDTLAVFLGNLIDGLYFHDKSNSKIIEKAVRMRDTVRARPRHRYDDIVMDLREIFSGREWTAVLVPSGFEESRSVDQLLTSKYFLSKLSGTIKSDPHLILQLNEAPRDDFAITDVYPPFHAALSKSTRWPGVLLWRRSDEPLFFPLPAEKTEDAILRIFSGADDLATTPGHLLTHDYLDAFPSCRIDAGSRLTLLQMSDTHIGCKQSIERIIRVKDLLKDYVNRNRDDSSIAFLLSGDIMQTPDEGNVICANDFHDYLKDLHPRGRDPIFVLGNHDVRRKGVLRNRPASSSLVPAFNARIEWIPDHPVGILCWNSADGGRMARGKITGEQYRTIEEHLIHSPDGNTNPMLISLLHHHPLQFRRIDPEMRRFHMKTLGASFRKYIGFAYEHLDGLVNAQEFVRFCDSHGVRVILHGHKHIPIAGKIPEHLLGNGPILIFGSGSAVGKNTYLYRKLFDVDYEISMNEIVLDFRTHLLSGRLMAETHYDKGLATMKTHHGFVSRSAIGP comes from the coding sequence GTGGAGGAAAGATTCAACCTGCAGTCGGCCAACTGGATTTCCTACGTCTTGGACCGGCGCAACCGGATCCCCGACATCGCCGATCCGAATCTCGTAAGGGACACGCTGGCCGTGTTCCTCGGAAACCTCATCGACGGGCTATATTTTCACGACAAATCGAATTCGAAGATCATCGAGAAAGCGGTTCGCATGCGGGACACGGTCCGGGCGAGGCCGCGCCACCGCTACGATGATATCGTGATGGACCTCCGGGAAATATTTTCCGGAAGGGAGTGGACCGCGGTCCTCGTCCCGTCCGGGTTCGAGGAATCCCGCTCCGTCGACCAGCTGTTGACGTCGAAATATTTCCTGTCGAAATTGTCCGGCACCATCAAGTCCGACCCGCATCTCATCCTTCAACTGAACGAAGCTCCCCGGGACGATTTCGCCATCACGGACGTATACCCGCCCTTCCACGCCGCCCTGTCGAAATCCACCCGCTGGCCGGGAGTCCTGCTCTGGCGCAGGAGCGACGAGCCCCTGTTTTTCCCGCTTCCCGCGGAAAAAACCGAGGATGCCATCCTCCGGATATTCTCCGGGGCGGATGACCTCGCGACCACGCCGGGGCACCTCCTGACGCATGATTACCTGGACGCTTTCCCCTCCTGCAGGATCGATGCGGGTTCCCGGTTGACATTGCTCCAGATGAGCGACACCCACATCGGATGCAAACAATCGATCGAGAGGATAATAAGGGTAAAGGATCTCCTGAAGGATTACGTGAACAGGAACCGGGACGACTCGTCCATCGCGTTCCTGTTGAGCGGCGACATCATGCAGACGCCGGACGAGGGCAACGTGATCTGCGCGAACGACTTCCACGATTACCTGAAAGACCTGCACCCTCGCGGCCGGGACCCGATCTTCGTGCTCGGAAATCACGACGTGCGAAGGAAAGGGGTATTGCGGAATCGACCCGCCTCCTCGTCCCTGGTTCCCGCGTTCAATGCCAGGATCGAATGGATCCCGGATCATCCCGTCGGGATTCTCTGCTGGAATTCCGCCGACGGCGGAAGGATGGCGCGGGGGAAAATCACCGGGGAGCAATACAGGACCATCGAGGAACATCTGATCCATTCCCCGGACGGAAACACCAACCCCATGCTGATCTCCCTGTTGCATCACCACCCCCTGCAGTTCCGCCGGATCGATCCGGAGATGCGAAGGTTCCACATGAAGACTCTTGGTGCATCATTCAGGAAATACATCGGTTTCGCCTATGAGCACCTGGACGGTTTAGTGAATGCGCAGGAATTCGTCCGCTTCTGCGACTCCCACGGCGTGAGGGTGATTCTTCACGGTCACAAACACATACCCATCGCGGGTAAAATACCCGAACACCTGCTGGGAAACGGGCCGATCCTCATTTTCGGATCCGGAAGCGCCGTGGGGAAAAACACGTACCTTTACAGGAAGCTGTTCGATGTGGATTATGAAATCTCGATGAACGAGATCGTCCTCGACTTCCGGACGCACCTCCTGTCGGGGAGACTGATGGCGGAAACACACTACGACAAGGGACTGGCGACGATGAAAACCCACCACGGATTCGTTTCCCGGTCCGCCATCGGGCCATGA
- a CDS encoding DUF6600 domain-containing protein — translation MKAFVKVFGWMSLAGALLLFPPYSVAGPLGAMRVNLLQGDVQVKIADTGEWVPASVNMPLVEGDELWVPEGGRAALQTTRGDYVRLDEGTDLQILRMDLDSYQFHVTQGRVFVLNRASKPSVLQFDTPDASIRAFGNARFRIDIPAGETDVSVFKGSVQVENGDGTTTVRAGNMLAAGVDGYAELSPVPPPDDWQRWNAQRDRIVLARGRSYGYLPDELRVYSSDFEGNGRWVNVPEYGYVWTPTVVVSADWAPYRNGRWVWRGGDYVWVGYEPWGWAPYHYGRWDFVVRIGWCWVPPSRGDVFWAPGYVGWVRTGEHVAWVPLAPRETYYGYGDHGRYSTNITNVNVNQVRVTNVYRNVNVVNSITVVNQTTFITGRPSSVDRNVVVNVKEDFARQRNIVVGRPPIKPVGTSYIPVVRAIPEAKRPPAAVRKIDAKELRQSRPMVKEPGRSAIRPQEKPAPLVVRKVEIPRPASERAKERQQVIPKERRGPAASQGSPPGAVDQRGKPKEAEPKAKAKPEPARPQAQPARPLVPPARLQPQPVRPQAPPEKVKPEPQRPAGPPGAVDQRGKPKEAEPKAKAPPEPPARPLVPPARVQPQPVRPQAPPEKVKPEPQRPAGPPGAVEQRGKPKEAEPPARPLVPPARVQPQRVRPQVAPEPVRPQAPPEKVKPEPQRPAGPPGAVEQRGKPKEAEPKVKAKPERPKGTPADKERPEGGEQDEERGNRR, via the coding sequence ATGAAGGCATTCGTGAAGGTTTTCGGGTGGATGTCGCTTGCTGGAGCGTTGCTGCTGTTCCCTCCGTACTCCGTGGCGGGACCGCTCGGGGCGATGCGGGTCAATCTCCTCCAGGGTGACGTTCAGGTGAAGATCGCCGATACGGGAGAGTGGGTGCCCGCTTCGGTGAACATGCCTCTTGTCGAGGGGGACGAGTTGTGGGTCCCGGAGGGGGGCCGCGCGGCGCTCCAGACAACCAGGGGGGACTACGTCCGGCTCGACGAGGGCACGGACCTGCAGATCCTGCGGATGGACCTCGACTCCTACCAGTTCCATGTGACGCAGGGGCGCGTATTCGTGCTGAACCGCGCCTCGAAACCCAGCGTCCTCCAGTTCGACACCCCCGACGCCTCCATCCGGGCCTTCGGGAACGCGAGGTTCCGGATCGACATCCCCGCGGGCGAAACGGACGTCTCGGTGTTCAAGGGATCGGTCCAGGTGGAAAACGGCGACGGAACGACCACGGTCCGGGCGGGGAACATGCTGGCCGCGGGTGTCGACGGTTACGCGGAGTTATCCCCGGTTCCTCCGCCGGACGACTGGCAGAGGTGGAACGCGCAACGGGACCGGATCGTCCTCGCACGGGGTAGAAGCTACGGATACCTGCCGGACGAGCTACGGGTGTACTCCAGCGACTTCGAGGGGAATGGCCGTTGGGTGAACGTCCCGGAATACGGATACGTCTGGACTCCCACTGTAGTCGTGTCCGCCGACTGGGCCCCGTACCGGAACGGGAGGTGGGTGTGGAGGGGCGGAGACTACGTCTGGGTCGGCTATGAGCCCTGGGGGTGGGCCCCCTACCATTACGGCCGCTGGGACTTCGTCGTCCGAATCGGCTGGTGCTGGGTACCGCCCTCCCGTGGAGATGTGTTCTGGGCCCCGGGATACGTGGGCTGGGTGAGGACGGGGGAGCACGTCGCGTGGGTGCCGCTTGCCCCGAGGGAAACGTACTACGGGTACGGCGACCACGGGCGATACAGCACGAATATCACGAACGTGAACGTCAACCAGGTCCGGGTGACCAACGTCTACCGGAACGTGAACGTCGTCAACAGCATCACCGTCGTCAACCAGACGACCTTCATCACGGGGCGTCCGTCCTCGGTCGACCGGAACGTGGTGGTGAACGTGAAGGAGGACTTTGCGAGGCAACGGAACATCGTGGTTGGAAGGCCTCCGATCAAGCCCGTGGGGACGAGCTACATCCCGGTGGTCCGGGCGATCCCCGAGGCGAAGCGCCCACCGGCTGCAGTCCGGAAGATCGACGCGAAGGAACTGAGGCAATCCCGCCCCATGGTCAAGGAACCGGGCCGGTCCGCCATCCGCCCGCAAGAAAAGCCCGCACCGCTGGTGGTCAGGAAAGTCGAGATACCGAGGCCCGCAAGCGAGAGGGCCAAGGAGCGGCAGCAGGTCATACCCAAGGAGCGGCGAGGCCCGGCGGCTTCGCAGGGGAGCCCGCCGGGAGCGGTGGATCAGCGCGGCAAGCCGAAGGAAGCGGAGCCGAAGGCGAAAGCGAAGCCGGAGCCGGCGCGCCCGCAAGCGCAGCCCGCGCGGCCGCTGGTACCGCCGGCGCGCCTGCAACCGCAGCCGGTGCGCCCGCAAGCGCCGCCGGAGAAGGTAAAGCCCGAACCGCAGCGACCGGCCGGTCCGCCGGGAGCGGTGGATCAGCGCGGCAAGCCGAAGGAAGCGGAGCCGAAGGCGAAAGCGCCGCCGGAGCCGCCCGCGCGGCCGCTGGTGCCGCCTGCGCGCGTGCAGCCGCAGCCGGTGCGCCCGCAAGCGCCGCCGGAGAAGGTAAAGCCCGAACCGCAGCGGCCGGCCGGTCCGCCGGGAGCGGTCGAGCAGCGCGGCAAGCCGAAGGAAGCGGAGCCGCCCGCGCGACCGCTGGTACCGCCTGCGCGCGTGCAACCGCAGCGGGTGCGTCCGCAAGTGGCCCCGGAGCCGGTGCGCCCGCAAGCGCCGCCGGAGAAGGTAAAGCCGGAACCGCAGCGACCGGCCGGTCCGCCGGGAGCGGTGGAGCAGCGCGGCAAGCCGAAAGAAGCGGAGCCGAAGGTGAAAGCCAAGCCGGAGCG